One Pseudomonadota bacterium genomic region harbors:
- a CDS encoding branched-chain amino acid ABC transporter permease has translation MGLERGRTELSLSSPALDGKKTDNRDCLKTAASSKAFSPGPRWFFGMVFLYVMPLFLDSYQLYVCNLAGIAIIGALGLNLLVGYTGLISLGHGAFLGIGAYASASLVMDLEVPFFVALPGAGLITAMCGMIFGLPSLRLKGFYLAIATLAAQFIIEFLLVHVEFITNGVLGKMVAFPSFMGFSFDTDRRYFYLVVSIVLGALILTRNLVRSRPGRALVAIRDQAVAAQAMGINLFKYKLLAFGCSSFLAGVAGSLWAHYVTIITPEHFTFGVSIEYLAMIIIGGMGQLLGSVLGAIFMVLLPEFLRVGCNLLSGEFPLIVNLFAALKEGVFGLIIITFLIFEPEGLAHRWQLIKDYWQNRLSFH, from the coding sequence ATGGGGCTGGAACGGGGGAGGACGGAGTTGAGTCTGAGCTCGCCTGCACTCGACGGCAAAAAAACCGACAACCGCGATTGCCTGAAGACAGCGGCCTCATCAAAAGCCTTTTCCCCTGGGCCCCGTTGGTTTTTTGGGATGGTCTTTCTCTATGTGATGCCGCTTTTTCTCGACAGCTATCAGCTGTATGTCTGCAATCTTGCCGGGATCGCGATAATCGGGGCACTGGGGCTTAATCTTCTAGTCGGTTATACGGGGCTGATCTCTCTGGGGCATGGGGCCTTTCTTGGTATCGGAGCTTATGCTTCCGCCAGTCTGGTGATGGATCTGGAGGTGCCGTTCTTTGTCGCTCTGCCCGGTGCCGGCTTGATAACCGCCATGTGCGGCATGATTTTTGGACTTCCTTCTCTGCGTCTGAAAGGTTTTTATCTGGCGATCGCTACCTTGGCCGCACAGTTTATTATTGAATTTCTGCTGGTTCATGTTGAGTTTATCACCAACGGAGTGCTCGGTAAAATGGTAGCCTTTCCTTCTTTTATGGGGTTCTCTTTTGATACCGACCGGCGTTATTTCTATCTGGTTGTCAGCATCGTTCTTGGCGCCCTGATCCTGACCCGCAATCTAGTTCGAAGTCGGCCCGGTCGGGCCTTGGTCGCGATCCGCGATCAGGCCGTCGCCGCCCAGGCGATGGGCATCAATCTCTTCAAATACAAGCTTCTGGCCTTTGGTTGCAGCTCCTTTCTGGCCGGGGTGGCCGGTTCTTTGTGGGCTCATTATGTGACCATCATCACCCCGGAGCATTTTACTTTCGGGGTCTCGATTGAGTATTTGGCGATGATTATTATCGGAGGTATGGGGCAGTTGCTCGGTTCGGTTCTCGGGGCCATCTTTATGGTTTTGTTGCCTGAGTTTCTGCGGGTCGGCTGCAACCTGTTGAGTGGTGAGTTCCCGTTGATTGTGAATCTGTTTGCCGCTCTTAAGGAGGGCGTCTTCGGTTTGATAATCATCACCTTTCTGATTTTTGAACCGGAGGGCCTGGCCCATCGCTGGCAGCTGATCAAGGATTATTGGCAAAACCGGCTGTCTTTCCATTGA
- a CDS encoding aminopeptidase P family protein — MNMDPSPPELPASYQLVPAGEIEQRLKKTQESLAQTELEGLLVLQNVDRYYFTGTLQDGVLWLPRSGKPVFWVRRSLARARQESPLSEIRPQPLDHAELIRELQTELGGARNLGLELDVVPVRVAERWRSLLPESCRLSDASFLIRSLRARKSAYEISCITKAAAIMDQVMDHAATVLTCKLSEIELMAELEHQARRLGHLGIVRMRGWNNELFFGHTLSGGEGARRGYLDSPTNGLGLGAAFSQGASDTKLQPGTPISIDFMVNCEGYLADLTRMFCLGEPSAQLQRTHHDLLRLNHELVAALQPGRAGGEIYARALKLAAEFGFSDYFLGHGRDQVSFVGHGVGLEVDEFPFLARGNRMLLEEGMVVALEPKLTFPPHHQAPAPYRDLPATAVTTETTYLITGNAVLPLTLTPENIKIISN, encoded by the coding sequence ATGAATATGGACCCGTCCCCGCCGGAACTACCGGCGTCCTACCAGCTGGTACCGGCCGGCGAAATCGAACAGCGCCTGAAAAAAACCCAGGAAAGCCTCGCCCAGACCGAACTGGAGGGCCTTCTCGTCCTGCAAAACGTCGACCGCTATTATTTTACCGGCACCCTGCAGGACGGCGTCCTCTGGCTGCCTCGCTCCGGAAAGCCGGTCTTCTGGGTGCGGCGCAGCCTGGCGCGGGCCCGTCAGGAATCCCCGCTCTCCGAAATTCGGCCCCAACCGCTCGACCACGCTGAACTGATCCGGGAGCTCCAGACCGAGCTCGGCGGCGCTCGAAACCTCGGCCTGGAGCTGGACGTGGTTCCGGTGCGGGTGGCCGAACGCTGGCGCAGCCTGTTGCCGGAAAGCTGCCGCCTTAGTGACGCTTCTTTCCTGATCCGCAGCCTGCGCGCCCGCAAAAGTGCTTATGAAATCAGCTGCATCACCAAAGCCGCCGCCATCATGGATCAGGTCATGGACCATGCCGCCACGGTCCTGACCTGCAAGCTCAGCGAGATCGAGCTGATGGCCGAGCTTGAACATCAGGCGCGGCGCCTGGGACACCTTGGCATCGTTCGCATGCGCGGCTGGAACAACGAACTTTTTTTTGGTCACACCCTCAGCGGCGGTGAAGGGGCCCGGCGTGGCTATCTTGATTCACCGACCAACGGTCTGGGGCTTGGCGCCGCCTTTTCTCAAGGAGCCTCCGACACCAAATTACAACCGGGAACCCCGATCAGCATCGATTTCATGGTCAACTGCGAAGGCTACCTCGCCGACCTGACCCGCATGTTCTGCCTCGGCGAGCCATCGGCGCAACTACAGCGCACCCATCACGACCTGCTCCGCCTTAACCATGAACTGGTCGCGGCCCTGCAACCCGGCCGGGCCGGCGGCGAAATTTACGCCAGGGCCCTGAAACTGGCGGCCGAATTTGGTTTTAGCGATTATTTTCTCGGTCACGGCCGCGACCAGGTGAGCTTCGTCGGTCACGGCGTCGGCCTTGAAGTCGATGAGTTTCCTTTCCTGGCCCGGGGAAACCGCATGCTTCTGGAAGAAGGCATGGTCGTCGCCCTTGAACCTAAACTGACCTTCCCCCCCCACCACCAGGCTCCGGCCCCCTACAGGGATCTGCCCGCAACCGCCGTCACCACGGAAACCACCTATCTGATCACCGGAAACGCCGTCCTCCCCCTTACCCTCACCCCGGAAAACATTAAGATTATTTCAAATTAA
- a CDS encoding VCBS repeat-containing protein, whose amino-acid sequence MIRLRRTCPAALLIFSLFLFETALGASNPWQELTQTIRYRLNPGNLSVGRLDVIQGTTAILSLTDPQISVGATLAVKGNSLPGVPLSLQDNLARIQVTQISGNQARGTILPGSQKIFPGAPLFPLAHNRVYLYSNLTAPQDLPCYLDLTRALQANQIPYAVMHKAQIGAGETPGIRPLIIALEAAGSMLFCRLTDREQNIFYQNRFALGWAPPISHPAGIQFTLTSTSGSASDPEGRSFTQASGPAPGSQPAGKIELKNPYKRLVFADWDQHPGQELVLLNEQWLEIYRLDDQPKLVPLGRFRLPYNDAIPLHLHAGDFNHNGRDELYVTLGRPKTVDNKKDTALYSLIVENQGTKIALLGKDYPYYFRVLELRDGKRVLLAQEMGAFKQYQVPIHWGGFFQGRFSVRNQFRQARDVFSIYNFTLNPFNENQLLIIDEQGNLAGFNAESSEMLVSCDQHFGAFDETIYLQKLAKTVYEGGFSITKTAEIRYAARRFVMRNSYGRQSFLIKKERVVNPGLVDKGIGLIIDDKIKYDQIIGVQWQAGEMRESWRSPRFPRDIVDFGFTQKENQEVMVVLTRNQNGKYALELLN is encoded by the coding sequence ATGATTAGACTCAGAAGAACCTGTCCCGCGGCGCTGTTGATTTTCAGCCTTTTTCTGTTCGAAACCGCGTTGGGAGCCTCGAATCCCTGGCAGGAATTAACGCAGACCATCAGATATCGTCTCAACCCCGGCAATCTATCAGTCGGGCGACTTGATGTGATTCAGGGCACGACCGCCATCCTGTCGCTCACGGATCCGCAGATCAGTGTTGGCGCGACCCTGGCGGTCAAGGGCAACAGCCTGCCGGGAGTCCCGTTGTCCCTGCAGGACAACCTGGCCCGCATCCAGGTTACGCAAATCAGCGGCAACCAGGCCCGGGGCACAATTCTTCCGGGCTCACAAAAGATTTTCCCCGGAGCGCCCCTGTTTCCACTGGCGCACAACCGAGTCTACCTCTACAGCAATCTTACCGCGCCGCAGGATCTGCCCTGTTACCTCGATCTGACCCGCGCTCTGCAGGCGAACCAGATTCCTTACGCCGTCATGCACAAAGCCCAGATCGGCGCTGGTGAAACTCCGGGGATTCGCCCCCTGATCATCGCTCTGGAAGCCGCCGGCTCCATGCTTTTTTGCCGTCTAACCGATCGCGAGCAGAATATTTTTTATCAGAACCGTTTCGCCCTGGGCTGGGCGCCTCCCATAAGCCATCCGGCGGGAATTCAATTCACGCTCACCTCGACATCCGGTAGCGCCTCTGACCCTGAAGGCAGATCCTTCACTCAGGCCTCGGGACCGGCTCCCGGCTCTCAGCCGGCGGGTAAGATTGAACTCAAGAACCCCTACAAACGCTTGGTTTTTGCCGATTGGGACCAGCACCCCGGACAGGAACTTGTTCTTTTAAATGAACAATGGCTGGAAATCTACCGCCTAGACGACCAGCCCAAGCTGGTCCCGCTTGGACGTTTTCGCCTGCCTTATAACGACGCCATTCCTCTGCACCTTCACGCCGGAGATTTCAACCACAACGGCAGAGACGAACTCTATGTCACCCTTGGCCGACCGAAGACCGTCGATAACAAAAAGGATACCGCGCTTTATTCCCTGATCGTCGAAAACCAGGGAACTAAAATCGCGCTCCTCGGCAAAGACTACCCCTACTATTTTCGCGTACTTGAACTGCGAGACGGCAAGCGGGTGCTGCTGGCCCAGGAGATGGGCGCATTCAAGCAGTACCAGGTACCGATTCACTGGGGAGGTTTCTTTCAGGGCAGGTTTTCGGTCCGCAACCAGTTCCGCCAGGCTCGGGATGTGTTTTCCATCTACAATTTCACACTGAACCCTTTTAACGAAAATCAGCTTCTGATCATCGATGAACAGGGCAACTTGGCTGGATTTAATGCCGAAAGCTCCGAAATGTTGGTCAGTTGCGACCAACATTTCGGAGCTTTCGATGAGACCATCTACCTGCAGAAACTTGCTAAAACCGTCTATGAAGGCGGCTTTTCGATTACCAAAACTGCTGAGATACGCTATGCCGCCCGCCGCTTTGTCATGCGCAACAGCTATGGCCGGCAGAGTTTTCTGATCAAAAAGGAAAGGGTCGTGAACCCGGGGCTGGTGGATAAGGGCATCGGCCTGATTATCGATGACAAGATCAAATATGATCAGATTATCGGGGTTCAATGGCAGGCCGGAGAGATGCGCGAATCCTGGCGTTCGCCCCGATTTCCGCGTGACATTGTCGACTTCGGCTTTACCCAGAAAGAAAATCAGGAAGTCATGGTTGTCCTGACCCGTAACCAAAACGGCAAATACGCCTTGGAGTTGCTCAACTAA
- a CDS encoding branched-chain amino acid ABC transporter substrate-binding protein, with the protein MKKIFSRLGTGLLLLLFCGSVQAEKTIKIGGLFDITGGTGSVGTPYAQGVRDYVRYLNEEQGGLNGIPLELLDVDYAYKISQALAAYKNFKNSDVVAIQGWGTGDTEAMAPLINKDRIPYFSASYSEHLCNPALTPYNFSVGVTYADQARAVLSFIRENWADESRPPRVAFIYNDTGFGRSPFFTVRYQGHLFPGAEDYARALGIEIVARTIIDLRSLEVSPQLLGLKKADPDFILVQQTSEMATILKDAEKLKLRSRFFALNWAMSREILAQAGAAAENCYWVNPFCVWEDSGPGVSQAKMVSLKYHPGKIQPVNYFQGFVAMQVMVEGLRRIKGEVTGPKLKEALETMQEFETGGLTMPISFSPVSHKGTMGMRLYQVRNGRFVLVEALRLERRPL; encoded by the coding sequence ATGAAAAAGATTTTTAGCCGTCTGGGGACGGGATTGCTGTTGTTGCTGTTCTGCGGTTCGGTGCAGGCGGAGAAAACCATTAAAATCGGCGGCCTCTTTGATATTACCGGTGGAACCGGTTCGGTCGGCACCCCCTACGCTCAAGGGGTGCGCGATTATGTGCGTTATCTGAATGAGGAACAGGGGGGGCTTAACGGGATTCCGCTGGAACTTCTGGATGTTGATTACGCGTATAAAATCTCTCAGGCGTTGGCGGCGTATAAAAATTTCAAGAATTCCGACGTGGTCGCTATTCAGGGATGGGGAACCGGTGATACCGAGGCGATGGCGCCGCTGATCAATAAGGATCGGATTCCCTATTTTTCGGCTTCATATTCTGAACATCTTTGTAACCCGGCTCTGACGCCCTATAATTTTTCGGTCGGTGTCACCTATGCCGACCAGGCGCGAGCCGTGCTCTCCTTTATACGGGAAAATTGGGCCGATGAGAGTCGTCCACCCCGGGTCGCGTTTATTTACAATGATACCGGATTCGGGCGTTCACCTTTTTTTACCGTCAGATATCAGGGCCATCTTTTTCCCGGTGCCGAAGATTATGCCCGCGCCCTCGGAATTGAGATCGTGGCCCGAACGATCATTGATTTGCGTTCTCTGGAGGTCAGCCCTCAGTTGCTGGGCCTGAAAAAAGCCGATCCTGATTTTATCCTGGTACAGCAAACCTCGGAGATGGCGACGATCTTGAAGGATGCTGAAAAACTGAAACTGAGAAGTCGTTTTTTTGCTTTGAATTGGGCTATGAGTCGCGAGATTCTGGCCCAGGCGGGGGCGGCGGCGGAAAACTGTTACTGGGTCAACCCGTTTTGTGTCTGGGAAGACAGCGGCCCCGGAGTGAGCCAGGCAAAAATGGTCAGCCTTAAATATCATCCCGGTAAAATTCAGCCCGTAAACTATTTTCAAGGTTTTGTCGCGATGCAGGTCATGGTCGAGGGCTTGCGGAGGATCAAAGGGGAGGTGACGGGACCGAAGCTTAAGGAGGCCCTTGAAACCATGCAGGAATTTGAGACCGGAGGATTGACCATGCCGATCAGTTTTTCCCCTGTCAGTCATAAAGGGACCATGGGGATGAGGCTTTACCAGGTGCGGAATGGTCGCTTTGTTCTGGTTGAGGCGTTGCGGCTTGAGCGTCGACCGCTTTAA
- a CDS encoding branched-chain amino acid ABC transporter permease — MDFFLQLLISGMVMGGIYALVALGFVLIYKATGVINFAQGEFLLVGAYVCLALMAQLQLTFWVAFLLTMGVAVLLGLIIERLVLRPMIGKPIISVIMLTIGLSSVLKCLVLLVWGPHDRVYPQDFSQPPLALGNLIISPVCLWALGVTGFFLVLFTLFFRYTTAGLALRAVVSDLQAARSVGIKVKNSFALAWCIAFMLAGGAGVFLGNINVVNVSLGFYGLKVLPAVILGGLDSFVGAVAGGLLIGLVEVLAGAYLDPLVGGGTQEVIPFVVLLIVLLVKPYGLWGRGALETI; from the coding sequence ATGGATTTTTTTCTGCAGCTGCTGATCAGTGGCATGGTTATGGGTGGTATTTACGCCTTGGTGGCTCTCGGTTTTGTGCTGATTTACAAAGCTACCGGGGTCATAAATTTTGCCCAGGGTGAATTTTTGCTGGTCGGCGCCTATGTCTGTCTGGCCCTGATGGCCCAGCTGCAACTGACTTTCTGGGTCGCATTTTTACTGACGATGGGGGTTGCGGTCCTGTTGGGTCTGATTATCGAACGTCTGGTGTTGCGGCCGATGATCGGCAAGCCGATTATTTCCGTAATCATGTTGACGATCGGTCTCTCCAGTGTCTTGAAATGTCTGGTGCTGCTGGTCTGGGGTCCCCATGATCGGGTTTATCCTCAGGATTTTTCCCAGCCCCCCCTGGCCCTGGGAAACCTAATCATCTCCCCGGTCTGTCTCTGGGCGCTGGGCGTTACCGGGTTTTTTCTGGTTTTGTTCACGCTGTTTTTCCGCTATACTACCGCGGGTCTGGCGCTGCGGGCCGTGGTCTCTGATTTACAGGCGGCTCGGTCGGTGGGGATCAAGGTCAAGAATAGTTTTGCCCTGGCTTGGTGTATTGCCTTTATGCTGGCCGGCGGGGCTGGAGTCTTTCTCGGCAATATCAATGTGGTTAATGTTTCTCTCGGATTTTACGGGCTCAAGGTTCTTCCGGCCGTGATTCTGGGGGGGCTTGACAGCTTCGTGGGAGCGGTTGCCGGAGGATTGCTGATCGGTTTGGTGGAAGTTCTGGCCGGAGCCTATCTCGATCCTCTGGTTGGCGGGGGCACCCAGGAGGTGATTCCTTTTGTCGTTCTGCTGATTGTTCTGCTGGTCAAACCCTATGGTCTTTGGGGGAGGGGTGCGCTTGAAACTATCTGA
- a CDS encoding MerR family transcriptional regulator, translating into MESTPEPQVEANLKRYRIGELGKILDLSTRTIRYYEEIGLLNTVKRIEGGRRIYTDDDLRRLRFIKKLKLLGLSLGEMAELENHYNRHRNNKKVLPKVVELLRRHSAEIENRLFELGKLKKEINDYLSHIEKKIDEP; encoded by the coding sequence ATGGAAAGCACCCCGGAGCCCCAGGTTGAAGCCAACCTGAAACGCTATCGCATCGGCGAACTCGGCAAGATTCTTGATCTCAGCACCAGAACCATCCGCTATTACGAAGAGATCGGTCTGTTAAACACCGTCAAGAGAATCGAAGGTGGACGCCGGATTTACACGGATGACGACCTGCGCAGATTGCGCTTTATCAAAAAACTCAAACTCCTTGGTCTCTCCCTGGGCGAAATGGCGGAACTTGAAAATCATTACAACCGGCATCGCAACAACAAGAAGGTGCTGCCCAAGGTCGTGGAACTCCTGCGCCGCCACAGCGCCGAAATCGAAAACCGGCTTTTTGAACTCGGCAAGCTCAAAAAAGAGATCAACGACTATCTTTCCCACATAGAGAAAAAAATCGACGAGCCTTGA
- a CDS encoding mannose-1-phosphate guanylyltransferase: MQEVYGIILAGGSGTRFWPLSRHQKPKQLIPLLSGKTTLETTLERLLPYIPAERIMVLTNQEQADEVYGLLKPWLDRTQIIAEPEGRNTGPAIAVAAQLLALKAGDNAIMMVFPADHYIGDPGRFHDHLRRAAECAASGSLVTLGIRPNRPETGYGYIQGGTKLPEEKAKIAAYEVKRFVEKPDYRTAATYLMDGGYYWNSGIFIWQAGTILREISKLAPELGKSRIKFAALLAAEGLQPALSQFFQEVDPMSIDVGIMEKSTRVVVVPADFPWSDLGSWDSLDELQLSPFSQSTPVISIEATDNTVYSRKLTALVDVENLLVVESDDALLICRKGSSQQVKEVVAELQQAGLSEFL, encoded by the coding sequence ATGCAAGAAGTCTATGGAATTATTCTCGCTGGAGGCTCCGGAACCCGTTTCTGGCCTTTGAGCCGTCATCAGAAACCGAAACAACTCATTCCCCTGCTCTCCGGAAAAACCACCCTGGAAACCACATTGGAACGCCTGCTGCCCTATATTCCGGCGGAGCGAATCATGGTGCTCACCAACCAGGAACAGGCCGATGAGGTTTACGGCTTGCTCAAGCCCTGGCTGGACAGAACCCAGATCATCGCCGAGCCCGAGGGGCGTAATACCGGGCCCGCCATTGCCGTGGCCGCGCAGCTGCTGGCGCTTAAGGCCGGCGACAACGCTATCATGATGGTGTTTCCAGCCGATCATTACATCGGTGATCCCGGGCGCTTTCATGACCATTTACGTCGCGCGGCGGAATGCGCCGCCAGCGGCAGTCTGGTAACCCTGGGGATCCGCCCAAACCGCCCCGAAACTGGGTATGGCTATATTCAGGGCGGCACGAAACTGCCTGAGGAGAAGGCAAAAATCGCCGCCTACGAAGTTAAAAGATTTGTCGAAAAACCCGATTACCGCACGGCCGCGACCTATCTTATGGATGGCGGCTACTACTGGAACAGCGGAATCTTCATCTGGCAGGCCGGTACGATCCTGCGCGAAATCAGCAAACTGGCTCCCGAACTGGGAAAATCGCGGATAAAATTTGCCGCACTCCTGGCCGCCGAAGGCTTGCAACCAGCCCTCAGTCAATTTTTCCAGGAGGTCGACCCCATGTCCATCGATGTCGGCATCATGGAAAAATCAACTCGGGTCGTCGTCGTTCCCGCTGATTTTCCCTGGAGTGATCTGGGCAGTTGGGATTCACTTGACGAATTACAGCTCAGCCCTTTTTCGCAGAGCACGCCGGTCATCTCGATCGAGGCCACCGACAACACGGTCTACAGTCGCAAGCTAACGGCCCTGGTGGATGTTGAAAATCTGCTTGTGGTGGAAAGCGACGACGCGCTTTTGATCTGCCGGAAAGGGAGTTCTCAGCAGGTCAAGGAAGTCGTAGCCGAATTACAGCAAGCCGGCTTGTCGGAATTTCTGTAA
- a CDS encoding ABC transporter ATP-binding protein yields MAEESGADLTSELLEIQDLCLNFGGVNALLGVGFRVRQGEIHSLIGPNGAGKSALLNVISGLSRPQRGAVLYRGRNLVTLPPHKIAGLGIGRSFQQVSLVKGMTVLDNLLLGRHARLRTGFLRSAFFWGGARREELEQREMVEELIGFLGLSPFRDQPVGALSYGLQKRLELGRALALEPELLLLDEPLSGISREEVAEMVRFIIEINQKRFVTVLLVEHDMEVVMELSDRVTVLNFGALLTTGTPVEVQSNPLVISAYLGVEDSFLQSGCAEGSV; encoded by the coding sequence ATGGCGGAAGAGTCAGGTGCGGATTTGACGTCCGAGCTGCTTGAAATTCAGGACCTCTGTTTGAACTTTGGGGGAGTGAATGCTTTGCTTGGGGTTGGATTCAGGGTTCGTCAGGGGGAAATTCATTCCCTCATCGGGCCGAACGGAGCCGGAAAATCGGCTTTATTAAATGTTATCAGTGGCTTGAGTCGACCACAGAGGGGGGCGGTGCTTTATCGGGGACGGAATCTGGTTACGCTGCCGCCACATAAGATCGCTGGCCTGGGGATTGGCCGTAGTTTTCAGCAGGTCAGCTTGGTCAAGGGGATGACGGTTCTGGATAATCTGCTTCTCGGCCGGCATGCGCGGCTGCGGACCGGGTTCTTGCGCAGCGCCTTTTTCTGGGGTGGGGCTCGCCGGGAAGAGCTCGAGCAGCGTGAAATGGTGGAGGAACTGATTGGTTTTTTAGGTCTGTCGCCGTTTCGTGACCAGCCGGTTGGTGCCTTGAGTTACGGTTTGCAGAAGCGTCTCGAACTGGGCCGGGCCCTGGCCCTGGAACCGGAACTTCTGCTTCTCGATGAGCCTCTGTCCGGAATAAGCCGGGAAGAGGTCGCGGAGATGGTTCGTTTCATTATTGAGATCAATCAGAAACGTTTCGTCACGGTGCTGCTGGTTGAACATGACATGGAGGTGGTCATGGAACTTTCAGACCGGGTAACGGTACTTAATTTCGGTGCATTGCTGACTACCGGGACCCCGGTTGAGGTGCAGAGCAACCCGCTGGTCATCAGCGCTTACCTGGGGGTTGAGGATTCATTTCTTCAGTCCGGTTGCGCTGAGGGCTCCGTTTGA
- a CDS encoding CBS domain-containing protein — translation MNGGSEIGVVVLEGMSMLVKYWMKSNPFTVSPETLVIDAQKIMRQHRIRRLPVMKGSRLVGIVTLAGLREAQPSKATSLSVHELNYLLAKMTVGEIMSREVITCSPEMTMEKAAVRGTKYGVGALPVLDNGKLVGIITESDIYRAFLQMLGATYKDSVRITLDNFPREQDDIIRVIEILNGLRGLLVSLTLIDDVPLVGRRELVFRVQNVNVEALVAGLQNKGYTVSNVSRAD, via the coding sequence GTGAATGGCGGATCGGAAATCGGGGTCGTCGTTCTGGAGGGTATGAGCATGCTGGTCAAATATTGGATGAAGAGCAATCCCTTTACCGTAAGTCCCGAGACCCTGGTGATCGACGCGCAAAAGATCATGCGTCAGCATCGTATCCGCCGGCTGCCCGTAATGAAAGGGTCGCGGCTGGTGGGGATTGTCACACTGGCCGGTCTGCGTGAGGCCCAGCCTTCCAAAGCCACCAGCCTGAGTGTTCACGAGCTTAATTATCTTCTGGCCAAAATGACGGTGGGAGAGATCATGAGCCGCGAGGTGATAACCTGTTCCCCGGAAATGACCATGGAAAAAGCGGCGGTGCGCGGCACCAAGTATGGAGTCGGGGCGCTGCCGGTGCTCGACAACGGCAAGCTGGTCGGAATTATCACGGAATCTGATATTTACCGGGCCTTTCTCCAGATGTTGGGGGCGACCTATAAGGATTCAGTTCGTATAACCCTAGACAATTTCCCCCGGGAGCAGGACGATATTATTCGGGTGATCGAGATCCTGAACGGTTTGCGTGGTCTGCTGGTCAGTCTGACCCTGATCGATGATGTTCCGCTTGTCGGACGCCGGGAGCTGGTTTTCAGAGTGCAGAATGTCAATGTCGAGGCTTTAGTAGCCGGTCTGCAGAATAAGGGTTACACGGTTTCTAATGTCTCCCGGGCGGATTGA
- a CDS encoding ABC transporter ATP-binding protein, with the protein MLKLDHVEVIYNQAALVLKGLSLRVPHGRIVALLGANGAGKSTALKAVSGLLRAENGVVSAGSIAFLGQKIVGKAPQAIVRDGIIQVMEGRRVFKDLSVTENLRVGTHARRGRFALKEELEVVFNYFPRLKECRSRSAGSMSGGEQQMLAIGRALMARPKLMLLDEPSLGLAPLLVREIFEIVRRINQQEGITILLVEQNANPALQVADYGYLMDGGRVVLEGEGVSLRGNPKVKGFYLGCGTGAGKRAQDMSNRSAADSRKGRQVSRAT; encoded by the coding sequence ATGCTTAAGCTGGATCATGTTGAAGTTATCTATAATCAGGCCGCTCTGGTTTTAAAAGGCTTGTCGCTGAGGGTTCCCCACGGGCGGATCGTGGCGTTGCTGGGTGCCAATGGAGCCGGAAAAAGTACCGCATTAAAGGCGGTTTCCGGATTGTTGCGGGCTGAAAACGGCGTGGTAAGCGCCGGCAGCATTGCGTTTCTGGGACAAAAAATCGTGGGCAAGGCTCCGCAAGCGATTGTTCGGGACGGTATCATTCAGGTGATGGAGGGCCGGCGGGTCTTTAAGGATTTGAGTGTAACCGAAAACCTCAGAGTCGGAACCCATGCCCGTCGGGGGCGCTTCGCTTTAAAGGAGGAGCTGGAGGTGGTTTTCAATTATTTCCCTCGTTTAAAGGAGTGTCGGAGCCGGTCCGCCGGTTCCATGAGCGGCGGAGAACAGCAGATGCTGGCTATCGGTCGGGCCCTGATGGCGAGACCGAAATTGATGCTGCTGGACGAGCCTTCATTGGGCCTGGCACCGCTCCTGGTCCGGGAAATTTTCGAGATTGTCAGGCGTATCAATCAGCAGGAGGGCATTACGATCCTGTTGGTGGAGCAAAACGCCAACCCGGCGCTGCAAGTCGCCGATTATGGCTATCTCATGGATGGGGGCCGGGTGGTGCTTGAGGGGGAAGGTGTCAGTCTGCGTGGCAATCCCAAGGTCAAAGGTTTTTATCTGGGCTGCGGGACCGGTGCGGGGAAGAGGGCCCAGGACATGTCGAACAGGAGCGCCGCGGATTCCAGGAAAGGAAGGCAGGTTTCGCGAGCAACCTGA
- a CDS encoding cupin domain-containing protein produces the protein MHDPVSRPWGSYRSLLLAESYQVKEILVNPGQRLSLQSHRQRSEHWVVTAGPCLVTLGDEDLRLETGMHVYIPRNSRHRLGNPGKAIVKIIEVQIGDYLDEDDIVRYEDDYQRVPPVTTPENL, from the coding sequence ATGCACGACCCCGTTTCTCGCCCGTGGGGATCCTATCGTTCCCTCCTGCTGGCGGAAAGCTATCAGGTCAAGGAAATTCTGGTCAATCCCGGCCAGCGATTGAGTCTGCAATCTCATCGGCAACGCAGCGAGCACTGGGTGGTAACCGCTGGTCCCTGCCTAGTGACTCTGGGTGATGAAGATCTACGTCTGGAAACCGGCATGCATGTCTATATTCCCCGGAATAGCCGGCACCGGCTCGGCAACCCGGGAAAGGCAATTGTAAAAATCATTGAAGTACAAATCGGAGACTACCTTGACGAAGACGACATCGTCAGATACGAGGATGATTATCAGCGCGTACCCCCGGTAACCACCCCGGAAAATCTGTAA